The genomic region AACAGGGCTAAGCGATCTTTGAGCATACATACAGCAGTAACATTGACATATACAGCTAGTGCAACCCGAAAACTCATAGGAATTCTGTCAATGGAACTTACAAAATTTGTGCAGATGAAAGGCACATAAGGAAGATATCACCATGTGACCAGGTCAAAGGTTTGCAAATCTTTCCAAATCTTCTGCTCTTTATTCCACAACGGGATGCAAGCACCGCAGCACGCATGAGAATGTATATTGCCAAACTGGTATGCTGCGTGCCTGGCCCCGTCAAGAGCATAGAAGGACCAGCAATTAACCCGGATAATAATGACCTCCACCTTGCTGTTCTGAAGCAACAAGAGTATTGAGTTACATACTATCCCAAAACAAACTCATACATTAAAGTAGGATAGTGTGGAAGATACAATGGAACAGAAAACAACATGCATTCTGTGATATAACAAAAGTTTAAATGTGTAATGCGTTTTGTGACGACTGACCCCCTTCATAACTTGGTAATGCTTATGGTGTATGGTAAGGCCACTTCATAGGCACAGCCTGGGAGTCCATTCAGTTGTTTCATGGCATGTGTGTAGAAGCGTGACTGAAGTCACTGAAAATTGGAAATGTGGAATATTTTATTGATTTTCTAATTATTGGAAAACAAAATAAAGCCAAGTTTGTGACTTTTTGTTTGCAGGATTCAAAAGTGAAGTTTGAAAGGTCTAGGTTGGAGTATCCCGAGGGAAGTTTCAAGATCCAAAATCATCCAAGCAACATTTTATGTTAGACAGGGGAATAAAAGAAGACCTTGCTATGGTCCTTTTGGAAGCATAAACAAAGGCGTATTGATTCATCATAATCAATAAAGATGATGATTCAAGTTCAGACAAACTCACTATACACTATTGAGATTGCGCTCAGGTGGTTGTAAGGATCTTATTTTGGGTTAGCAAGCAACATATATCTCCAGATCACGCAAGAGTTGCATCATTTGGTATTTCCTAGCGTCAATGGAAGTCCAAGATTAGAATTTAGCAGTCAAATATTACAAATCTGTTTTGACGATACCTCACAGAGTTGCAAAATGTTGGTCACTGATCAGTACCAATCCAATACTACCTCCGTTCAGGTTTATTAGGTCCCCTTATATTTTGGGTTAAACTTTGACCATCGATTTGATTTGCAAAACAAAAGCGACACGTcataaaaattatattgttggactCGTATCTGAATGAAGTTTTCAGTGATACCATTTTTTCCTACATATAACTCATATTTTATTACGCAGAAGCAGATGCATAGTCAAACTTTGGCTCAAAATGTGAGGGGGcctaataaaccaggacagaggaaGTAAAAAGTAGCAATCCCAGATTCAAGCAGCAAAAAAACATCGTCTCCACACTGTAATCATTTGCAAACTGCAAAAGGTTGACCCCAAGGCCCTGACCAGAATAAGCAATCTTTGCTTGCAATTGACGGCACCAACAAACAAAGAACAATTTCTACGACAATACACCTAATCCACATCAAAGCACATCCCCTTGAAAATATGAGCAGTTAGTAACAAAACATATACTGCTCTTCCTCTTGCCCTTCAAGGCTCACACACTGTTTTTTACACGCAGCTCCGCAAAGCCGGAGGCAATTATTAGCTCAAATCAAGGATTCGCCCACCATCGTAGTAGAAGATTTGCGTCTTCCCTTGCCATAAATAGGAAGGGGAGAAGCTACTAGAATTACTTCAACAGCTGGGTGTGAGACCAGGGCTGACCTTTTGCGGCCCCAAAGGGCGGCGATGCACTCGTCGACGGAGACGAAGGCGCCGGCGAAGGTCCCCAGGAACATGCCGTACCTGACCGTCTCCTTGAGCGCCAGCAGCGCCGCCTCGTCGTTGGTCATCGCGCCCGCCTTCCTACACGCACCACGCCACACGGGTTACGACACGACAAGgctcgagcagcagcagcagcagcacggatCAGCAGAGTCGCGTGCGGAGGAGAGCAGCGAGCGCCCACCTCGATCTGGGGGAGCGGCGGCTGCGGAGGCGGACGAGGACGGAGAAGAGCGCGAGGCCGCCCTTGAGCCCCGCGCCGATGGCGAAGCCCTTGGTGGCGGCCCCCACGCAGCGCCGGagccaccggaggtcgtcgcccTGCCCCGCGCACCGGCGGAGCCACCGGAGCTCGCCCTGCGGGGCCAAAGGCGGGGGCTTGTCCGGCGCGGGCGCGCAATGGAGCTCCTCCGGCGCGGCGGGGGCCATGGGTGGGCCGGAGATGGGGATCCGCCCCCTCGCCGTCGCGGTCGCAGCGAAGCGGAGGAGGCGGGCAGGGCAGGAAGCCGTGCTCCGGGCGGGCCGCGTGCGTGCGTGGGCAACGTGTGTCAACGTGGGGACTACTGGCAGGGAGGAAATAGTCGCGCTGGAGTTTTAAACTTAACCGAAGGTGCTGGAGGACACGCACTGCTCCGGCCCGACCAGGCGCGACCCATTCTACACAGCTAGCTCTGCGCTGCATCTCTACAGGACAAGGCAGCTGCTGCATGTGCGGACGCTCCGGCCATCACTGGTTTAACACTGCGCGTACTACGTACTAGTACTAGT from Triticum aestivum cultivar Chinese Spring chromosome 4A, IWGSC CS RefSeq v2.1, whole genome shotgun sequence harbors:
- the LOC123088106 gene encoding uncharacterized protein isoform X1 — protein: MQQLPCPVEMQRRASCVEWVAPGRAGAVRVLQHLRLSLKLQRDYFLPASSPHVDTRCPRTHAARPEHGFLPCPPPPLRCDRDGEGADPHLRPTHGPRRAGGAPLRARAGQAPAFGPAGRAPVAPPVRGAGRRPPVAPALRGGRHQGLRHRRGAQGRPRALLRPRPPPQPPLPQIEAGAMTNDEAALLALKETVRYGMFLGTFAGAFVSVDECIAALWGRKRTARWRSLLSGLIAGPSMLLTGPGTQHTSLAIYILMRAAVLASRCGIKSRRFGKICKPLTWSHGDIFLMCLSSAQILSAYILQQDSLPSSYKSFLKTHGGKDQSILQGLKEVVNHTAFSNLEAIEKYYKSVGVDIKLDPDMKVPCSIVHGNQSCAGHFISFLLQAYGRAVPVYIPVYLVPALVVHRQDLMKRPYTIMGKSLLGTARSSLFLSMYCASAWAWTCFLFRTFEKCSTPLVVLGTFPAGLALFIEKKSRRIEISLYCLARAIESFFTCMTDAGLCPPILQIKRADVVVFSMATSIIMHCYAQEREVFRSKYLNVLDWVFGVPLPSEDNDSKCHSTSSDGIKKGIFSIG